The genomic interval CTATTATCCCAGGGGTGGCTCAAGAAAGTACAGTTGTAGGGACAGTATTTGGCCTACAGCCAAACACACTATCCAAAAGCATCGAAGGATCTCGTGGCGTATATGCGGTTTCTGTCCACGACTTCGTCAACCCACAGCAACCACAAAATCTTGATGCTATTAAACGGCAAAGCATCAATATGTTAAAACAACGTGCTCCAGGTAGCGTGTTCCAGGTTTTATTAGAAAATGCTGACATAACAGATAATAGAGCGAGATTCTATTAATTTAAAAATACCTAACTTTGTATCCGGATAAAGAATAACCACTTTATCCGGATTTTTTTGTTTAAACGGTATGGAAATTCAAGATAAAATAGTAAATAAAGTCGCAGCAAGTGGTCTAATAATTTTTGATTTAGCAACGTTAGCCCCAGCAGGAGAGTTTGTTGTATTTGATGTAAAAGACCATCTCTTTCATGGCCTCATTTTACGTGAAAAAGACTTCAGAGAGTTTGTTAAACAAAATGACTGGTCACAATATGAAGGAAAGAATGTGGCAATTACCTGTTCTTCTGATGCTATCATCCCAACTTGGGCTTATATGCTGCTCGCCAATAAACTGGAGCCTTATGCAAGAGAAGTTACTTTCGGATCATTAGAGAACCTTCGATCCCTTCTTTTTGAAAAGGCGTTGGATAAACTCGATATGGAACAGTATGTTGACCAGCGTATTATGGTAAAAGGTTGTGGAGATGTCAAAGTTCCCGAATCAGCTTTTATCACACTCACTAGAAAGTTAAGCAAAGTAGCCAAAAGCATCATGTATGGCGAAGCCTGCTCTTCTGTGCCAATCTTTAAGCGAAAAGCTTAAAGGCATATTTTTTGCCATATCTTCCCTATGAAGAAAATAATATTAGCGGTGTTAACCGTATTTTTGTATTTCAATGGT from Pedobacter indicus carries:
- a CDS encoding DUF2480 family protein → MEIQDKIVNKVAASGLIIFDLATLAPAGEFVVFDVKDHLFHGLILREKDFREFVKQNDWSQYEGKNVAITCSSDAIIPTWAYMLLANKLEPYAREVTFGSLENLRSLLFEKALDKLDMEQYVDQRIMVKGCGDVKVPESAFITLTRKLSKVAKSIMYGEACSSVPIFKRKA